The following are encoded in a window of Clarias gariepinus isolate MV-2021 ecotype Netherlands chromosome 8, CGAR_prim_01v2, whole genome shotgun sequence genomic DNA:
- the rab23 gene encoding ras-related protein Rab-23, producing MLEEDMEVAIKVVVVGNGAVGKSSMIQRYCKGIFTKDYKKTIGVDFLERQIIVNDEDVRLMLWDTAGQEEFDAITKAYYRGAQACVLVFSTTDRESFEAISTWREKVEMEVGDIPTVLVQNKIDLLDDTVIKNEEAEGLAKKLKLRFYRASVKEDLNVNEVFKYLAEKYLQRLKQQTAEDPEVVHTSSNKIGVFNTSSGNHPNQNSSDLNGREVINLRPNKQRTKKTKIPFGSCRLL from the exons ATGTTGGAAGAGGACATGGAGGTGGCCATCAAGGTGGTGGTTGTGGGAAACGGTGCCGTCGGAAAGTCGAGTATGATCCAGAGATACTGCAAGGGCATCTTCACCAAGGATTACAAGAAGACCATTGGCGTCGACTTCCTGGAAAGGCAAATAAT AGTAAACGATGAGGACGTGCGGTTGATGCTGTGGGACACGGCGGGTCAGGAGGAGTTTGACGCAATCACTAAGGCTTATTACAGAG GTGCCCAGGCCTGCGTACTCGTCTTCTCCACTACGGACCGAGAGTCGTTCGAGGCCATCAGCACCTGGAGGGAGAAAGTGGAGATGGAGGTTGGAGATATTCCCACTGTTCTGGTGCAGAACAAAATCGACCTCCTGGATGACACAGTGATTAAAAA TGAGGAAGCAGAGGGTCTTGCTAAGAAGCTGAAGTTGAGATTTTATCGGGCTTCGGTCAAAGAGGATCTCAATGTCAACGAAG tttttaaatatcTAGCGGAAAAATACCTGCAGCGACTCAAGCAGCAGACGGCTGAAGATCCTGAAGTCGTTCACACATCAAGCAATAAAATTG GCGTTTTCAACACTAGCAGCGGCAACCACCCGAACCAGAACTCCAGTGATCTCAATGGCCGTGAGGTCATCAACCTGCGACCAAACAAGCAAAGAACCAAGAAGACTAAAATCCCATTCGGTAGCTGCAGACTTCTCTAG
- the ifngr1l gene encoding interferon gamma receptor 1-like, which produces MLPRFSSFLLPLCLLISPVLLSTIPAPTNISVTCHNFKNVLYWNYSEPDLQPEFNITINGYASEPRNLLTNQTYLDISEYTQKNEYGYYVTVEAQAKGSELRSSSQDITFSYNENESSDVTCMMDFPVIEFSVLQHTVDFFFSHPFNVYNISSLEGTFYYIVSFNGIQSKFNCNDDEDEECSGGLPLTDSLNGRCMPVDVRGAVNGISAKTSEEVCSEVRPNDPDWAVLVTILLCSGGALLFLIILAVVVYIKLTRPDSQSTIISKLLGMVNSDHVVHVPEHADVTEVMSIGQTPLLETCDPDLSNSSSPVFDSAPTHIPDQFDPDIKQSEDEEFNDEDGNSGGFNSGNSFSGYDSQKFPIDMGQGDIVEAYGPR; this is translated from the exons ttCTTCTTTCCACAATTCCTGCCCCGACTAATATCAGTGTGACATGCCACAATTTTAAGAATGTTTTGTACTGGAACTACAGTGAACCTGATTTACAGCCTGAATTCAACATAACAATCAATGGATATGCAAG TGAACCCAGAAATCTGCTCACCAATCAGACCTACCTGGACATCAGTGAATacactcagaaaaatgaataTGGTTACTATGTAACAGTGGAAGCTCAAGCGAAAGGATCAGAGCTCAGAAGTTCATCTCAAGACATTACATTCAGCTACAATGAAAACGAGTCATCTGATGTAACAT GCATGATGGACTTCCCAGTGATAGAGTTTTCCGTCCTTCAACACACAGTCGACTTCTTCTTTTCTCATCCCTTTAATGTCTATAACATTTCATCCCTGGAAGGCACATTTTACtacattgttagttttaatggg ATCCAGAGCAAATTTAATTgtaatgatgatgaggatgaggaatGCTCAGGAGGTTTACCCCTAACTGACAGTCTTAACGGGAGATGCATGCCTGTAGATGTCCGAGGAGCCGTTAATGGAATATCAGCTAAAACTAGCGAAGAGGTGTGCAGCGAAGTTCGTCCTAATGACCCGG attgggCAGTGCTTGTGACCATTCTCCTGTGTTCTGGGGGTGCCCTTTTGTTCTTAATCATATTGGCAGTCGTGGTTTACATAAAACTGACTCGGCCTGACTCTCAAAGCACAATAATCTCCAAACTCCTG GGAATGGTGAACTCTGATCATGTTGTCCATGTGCCCGAGCACGCGGATGTGACCGAGGTGATGTCTATAGGTCAGACCCCTCTGCTGGAGACCTGCGATCCAGATCTTTCAAACTCCTCTAGCCCTGTGTTCGACAGTGCTCCCACTCACATCCCCGATCAGTTCGATCCTGACATCAAGCAGTCAGAAGATGAAGAATTTAATGACGAGGATGGTAATTCTGGAGGTTTTAACAGCGGTAACAGCTTCTCAGGCTATGACAGCCAGAAGTTTCCTATCGATATGGGACAAGGAGACATAGTAGAGGCCTACGGGCCACGTTAG